The following proteins come from a genomic window of Heyndrickxia acidicola:
- a CDS encoding GIY-YIG nuclease family protein produces the protein MERKKELKQQFKEAKIEAGVYQIRNLENDKVYISSTRNFKTLTGKKFSLEMGTETNKALQKEWNTYGKEAFAFEILETLKDDNGNIDKKYALIKLLEKWMDQIKPFGEKGYH, from the coding sequence ATGGAACGAAAAAAGGAACTGAAGCAGCAATTTAAAGAGGCCAAGATAGAAGCGGGCGTTTATCAGATTAGAAATCTGGAAAATGATAAAGTATATATTAGCAGCACCCGAAATTTCAAAACACTTACAGGAAAAAAATTCTCCCTTGAAATGGGGACGGAAACCAACAAGGCTTTGCAAAAGGAATGGAACACCTATGGAAAGGAAGCATTTGCTTTTGAAATTTTAGAAACGTTAAAGGACGACAATGGCAATATTGATAAAAAATATGCATTAATAAAGCTTCTTGAAAAATGGATGGATCAAATCAAACCTTTTGGTGAGAAAGGGTACCACTAA
- the queE gene encoding 7-carboxy-7-deazaguanine synthase QueE, with the protein MANKIPVLEIFGPTVQGEGMVIGQKTMFIRTAGCDYSCAWCDSAFTWDGSAKDQIMMLEPEEIWKRLQEIGGNRFSFVTISGGNPALIKNLGGFVQLMKDNHIQMGLETQGTKWQDWFLDIDDLTISPKPPSSKMQTDFDKLDSIFQNLNRLNFRHRVSLKVVVFNQEDYEFAKIVHKRYPAAPFFLQVGNDDVHTFNNESLLTRLLGKYEDLIELVVEDAEMNNVKVLPQLHTLIWGNKRGV; encoded by the coding sequence TTGGCTAATAAAATACCAGTACTTGAAATTTTCGGCCCCACTGTTCAAGGTGAAGGTATGGTGATTGGGCAAAAAACGATGTTTATTAGGACTGCAGGGTGTGATTATTCCTGTGCCTGGTGTGATTCAGCATTTACATGGGACGGCTCTGCCAAGGATCAAATTATGATGCTTGAACCGGAGGAAATATGGAAAAGGCTGCAGGAAATTGGAGGAAATCGCTTTTCCTTTGTCACGATCTCTGGAGGAAACCCTGCATTAATTAAGAATTTGGGCGGATTTGTGCAATTAATGAAGGATAACCATATTCAAATGGGGCTCGAGACACAAGGGACGAAATGGCAGGATTGGTTTTTGGATATTGACGACTTAACTATATCCCCTAAACCGCCAAGCTCCAAAATGCAAACAGACTTTGATAAGCTTGATTCTATCTTTCAAAATCTTAATAGACTGAATTTCCGTCACAGAGTCAGCTTAAAGGTTGTTGTTTTTAATCAGGAAGATTATGAGTTTGCTAAAATTGTTCATAAGCGATACCCTGCAGCACCGTTTTTCCTCCAGGTAGGTAATGATGATGTTCATACATTCAATAATGAGTCATTACTGACAAGGCTTTTAGGAAAGTATGAAGACTTAATAGAGCTTGTCGTGGAAGATGCTGAGATGAATAACGTGAAAGTACTACCACAGCTGCATACCCTTATTTGGGGGAATAAAAGGGGAGTATAA
- the pepF gene encoding oligoendopeptidase F, whose protein sequence is MKHYQSREEIPVSEKWDLTDIFSAVKEWENSCRKLEKLIQDIGRYNGNIHDAKDLLDYLKLDEKISTEYNLVYVYAMLSGDLDTRDTKSQSLLDRASQLGVKIKAATSFFMPYLLSIKEDVLKSYIEETEGLRYFEKDLMDSYRFKDHVLSKDQEEVLSQLGEALSAPSKTYGMLNNADIKFGEVTLENGEKTELTRGMFSKLIEDENREVRKEAYKAYYKPYLQLKNSIASTLSSSIKNNVTLSKLRNYPSALEKSLFNDKVPEDVYNNLIETTKKNVGLLHRYNEVRKEKLELTELRQYDLSVNLVRDVKKEISYNEAYDIMMKALAPLGEEYLNILGSFKEKRYVDVRETPGKRSGAYNLGVYGVHPFVLLNHHDDLDSLFTLAHEMGHAMHSYFSHLHQPRISAYYTIFVAEVASTVNEVLLIHYLLNEAADADLKKHLINHFIDKFKGTFFTQVMFAEFEKITHEMAEKGMPLNLEAFNDVYEKLFSEYNGEVLQLDEEVKYGWSRIPHFYRPFYVYKYATGFASAIQIAEKLLDGDRLMQKSYSEFLKSGSSDYPLELLRKTGVDLTKPEPIEQALSQFKSLLDDFAKQ, encoded by the coding sequence ATGAAACACTATCAAAGCCGAGAGGAAATACCTGTTTCAGAAAAATGGGATCTGACAGATATCTTTTCCGCTGTAAAAGAGTGGGAGAATTCATGCAGGAAGCTAGAAAAACTGATTCAGGATATAGGCCGCTATAACGGCAATATTCATGATGCAAAGGACTTACTTGACTATCTTAAGTTGGATGAAAAAATTTCAACAGAATACAATTTGGTATACGTATATGCCATGCTGAGCGGAGATTTGGATACCCGTGATACCAAATCACAATCATTATTGGACCGCGCTTCTCAATTGGGAGTAAAGATAAAAGCGGCAACATCTTTCTTTATGCCTTATCTTTTAAGTATTAAAGAGGATGTCCTGAAATCCTATATTGAAGAAACGGAAGGATTGCGTTATTTTGAAAAAGACCTCATGGATTCGTATCGCTTCAAGGATCATGTTCTGAGCAAGGATCAAGAGGAAGTTCTGTCACAGCTTGGTGAAGCCCTGTCTGCTCCAAGCAAGACTTACGGAATGCTGAATAACGCGGATATTAAATTCGGGGAGGTAACCCTTGAAAACGGTGAAAAAACTGAATTGACAAGAGGGATGTTTTCCAAGCTTATTGAAGATGAAAATAGAGAAGTGAGGAAAGAAGCATATAAAGCTTATTATAAGCCATATCTGCAATTAAAGAATTCGATTGCCTCTACACTTTCTTCTTCCATTAAGAATAATGTTACACTGTCTAAATTAAGAAACTATCCTTCAGCACTGGAAAAATCATTATTTAATGATAAAGTACCCGAGGATGTTTATAATAATCTTATCGAAACCACTAAAAAAAATGTGGGCCTATTACATAGATATAATGAAGTTCGCAAAGAAAAATTGGAGCTTACGGAACTAAGGCAGTATGATCTAAGCGTCAACTTGGTAAGGGATGTAAAAAAAGAAATATCCTATAACGAAGCCTATGATATTATGATGAAAGCCTTGGCCCCTCTTGGAGAGGAATATCTAAATATTCTGGGCTCCTTTAAAGAAAAGAGGTACGTCGATGTCAGGGAAACGCCAGGAAAGAGATCGGGCGCTTACAATTTGGGCGTTTATGGGGTACATCCTTTCGTTCTTTTGAACCATCACGATGATCTCGACAGCCTGTTTACCCTTGCACATGAAATGGGCCATGCGATGCACAGCTATTTTTCACATTTGCATCAGCCAAGGATTTCAGCCTATTACACTATTTTTGTGGCTGAAGTGGCTTCAACTGTCAATGAAGTACTGCTCATTCATTATTTATTAAACGAAGCCGCTGATGCGGACTTGAAAAAACACTTAATTAATCACTTTATTGATAAATTTAAAGGTACGTTCTTCACTCAGGTCATGTTTGCAGAGTTTGAAAAAATCACCCATGAAATGGCTGAAAAAGGAATGCCGTTAAACTTAGAAGCTTTTAATGATGTATACGAGAAATTGTTTAGTGAGTACAATGGCGAGGTGCTGCAATTAGATGAGGAAGTGAAATATGGCTGGTCAAGAATACCTCACTTCTATCGCCCTTTCTATGTGTATAAATATGCTACCGGGTTTGCTTCAGCCATCCAAATTGCAGAAAAACTACTGGACGGAGATCGTCTCATGCAAAAATCCTACTCGGAATTTTTAAAGAGTGGCAGCTCCGATTATCCGCTAGAGCTGCTTAGGAAAACGGGTGTCGATTTAACTAAGCCGGAGCCAATAGAACAGGCACTCAGCCAATTTAAGTCACTTCTTGATGACTTTGCAAAGCAGTGA
- a CDS encoding ABC transporter ATP-binding protein, with product MKEVKNRKIKNWKPFIQLIRQTKPSRRLLILALVLSISTTLAGLLVPIFTKNLINHFSFSSIGRGEMLLLGAAIIIQAISSGVSIYLLNQAGQSVVAGIRDRLWKKLIILPVSFYDDHETGDTVSRMTNDTGVVRTLITDHLSNFLTGIISIVGSIVVMLLLDWKMTLVMFIAIPLSFACMMPLGRMMHRISKDTQNETASFTSTLNQVLSEIRLVKSSNAEPAEYQKGFNGITKLFEFGLKEARVQALISPLMSLIIMALLVVILGYGGMRVSEGAITAGDLVAFILYMFQIIMPLGQLTSFFTQFQKAIGATERIITILNKEPEEKQDGKVVGQIQQEIIFDDITFSYKNGKEVLKNISLTIQPGEVTAIVGPSGSGKTTLFSLLERFYNPVKGSIRLGRQSIHQFSLSSWRRQIGYVPQDSPLISGTIRDNICYGLEGDDVTSEKLIEAARMAYADDFIQALPKGLDTEVGERGIKLSGGQRQRLAIARALLRDPKILMLDEATSSLDSKSEVVVQKALKNLMNGRTTLVIAHRLSTVVDANMIFFFEKGRITGKGTHQELIKTHQLYREFAEQQLRIHEGAEYDRSHTK from the coding sequence TTGAAAGAGGTTAAGAATAGAAAAATTAAAAACTGGAAACCGTTTATACAGCTGATTAGACAAACCAAACCCTCCCGCAGACTTTTAATTCTGGCTCTTGTTTTAAGTATCAGTACCACATTAGCAGGCCTATTGGTCCCTATTTTCACAAAGAATTTAATTAATCATTTTTCATTCAGCTCCATTGGCAGAGGAGAGATGCTTTTACTTGGAGCTGCTATCATCATTCAGGCCATTTCAAGCGGGGTCAGTATTTACCTATTAAATCAAGCAGGGCAGTCTGTTGTGGCAGGAATAAGAGATCGCCTATGGAAAAAGCTTATTATACTCCCCGTTTCCTTTTATGATGACCATGAAACGGGTGATACCGTAAGCAGAATGACTAATGATACAGGTGTTGTGAGAACTTTAATAACTGATCATTTGTCCAATTTTCTTACGGGTATTATTTCTATTGTGGGCTCTATTGTCGTCATGTTACTGCTTGATTGGAAAATGACACTAGTCATGTTCATCGCCATTCCGCTTTCGTTTGCGTGTATGATGCCTCTCGGTAGAATGATGCACAGAATTTCGAAAGACACGCAGAATGAAACAGCAAGCTTTACCTCCACCTTGAATCAGGTTCTCTCGGAAATCAGGCTGGTAAAATCCTCTAATGCAGAGCCGGCTGAATACCAGAAAGGATTCAACGGTATAACCAAGTTATTTGAATTTGGATTGAAAGAGGCAAGGGTGCAGGCTCTCATTTCGCCTTTAATGTCACTTATCATTATGGCTTTGCTAGTTGTAATTTTAGGGTATGGAGGAATGAGAGTTTCAGAGGGGGCGATTACAGCAGGTGATTTGGTCGCATTTATTTTGTATATGTTCCAAATCATAATGCCACTTGGACAGCTGACAAGCTTTTTTACACAATTTCAAAAAGCAATCGGTGCTACAGAACGGATTATTACTATTTTAAACAAGGAGCCTGAGGAAAAACAGGATGGAAAAGTAGTAGGGCAGATCCAACAGGAGATTATCTTTGATGACATCACTTTTTCGTATAAAAATGGGAAAGAAGTATTGAAAAATATTAGTTTAACGATTCAGCCAGGTGAGGTAACAGCTATAGTGGGTCCTAGCGGAAGCGGTAAAACGACCCTTTTTTCTCTTCTTGAACGTTTTTATAATCCAGTAAAAGGCAGCATCCGTTTAGGCAGGCAGTCCATTCACCAATTTTCATTAAGCTCCTGGAGAAGACAAATTGGCTATGTTCCCCAGGATAGTCCCCTTATTTCAGGGACCATTCGCGATAATATATGTTATGGACTGGAGGGAGATGATGTTACCAGCGAAAAACTGATAGAGGCGGCACGAATGGCTTATGCAGATGATTTTATTCAAGCACTTCCCAAAGGTTTGGATACCGAGGTAGGAGAACGTGGAATTAAATTATCTGGAGGTCAAAGGCAAAGACTGGCGATTGCCAGAGCATTACTTAGAGACCCGAAGATTTTGATGCTTGATGAAGCGACTTCAAGCCTGGACAGCAAGTCTGAGGTTGTTGTTCAAAAAGCTCTGAAGAATCTGATGAACGGAAGAACAACTCTAGTAATTGCCCATCGCCTCTCAACTGTAGTGGATGCTAATATGATTTTCTTTTTTGAAAAAGGAAGGATTACGGGAAAGGGTACACATCAAGAACTCATAAAAACCCACCAGCTATATCGTGAATTTGCAGAGCAGCAGCTCAGAATTCATGAAGGGGCTGAGTATGATAGAAGCCATACAAAATAA
- a CDS encoding DUF2087 domain-containing protein, with amino-acid sequence MDLDQTFWESSLEDLKNGYIEAEDDYVCLLCGEKIEKGLVYPYETRWYQAEKYMQVHIRAAHESVFHYLVHLDKKLTGLTEHQNHLLRLFFEGKSDAEVQTELGIGSASTIRNHRFSLKEKERQAKIFLTLMELLKENNLQGPAILPLPKTAKNVDERFNVTETEAEKIIQKFFPNGINGLLKAFPPKEKARWVVLREIVKRLDPKQKYNEKELNEVLKSAFDDYVLIRRYLIEYEFIDRKPDGSAYWVKN; translated from the coding sequence ATGGATTTAGATCAAACGTTTTGGGAGTCCTCTTTAGAGGATCTTAAAAATGGTTATATAGAGGCAGAAGATGATTATGTCTGCTTGCTGTGCGGTGAAAAAATTGAAAAGGGGTTAGTGTATCCCTATGAGACAAGATGGTATCAGGCAGAAAAATATATGCAAGTCCATATCAGAGCTGCCCATGAATCTGTTTTTCATTATCTTGTCCATCTCGATAAAAAATTAACTGGACTTACAGAACATCAAAATCATCTCTTAAGGCTGTTTTTTGAGGGGAAAAGTGATGCAGAGGTGCAAACAGAGCTTGGAATTGGAAGTGCGTCGACCATCAGAAACCACCGTTTTTCACTGAAGGAAAAAGAGAGGCAGGCTAAAATTTTCCTTACCTTAATGGAGCTATTAAAAGAAAATAATCTTCAAGGGCCAGCCATTCTGCCGTTGCCTAAAACAGCAAAAAACGTAGATGAAAGATTTAACGTTACAGAAACAGAAGCAGAGAAGATCATTCAAAAGTTCTTTCCAAACGGAATCAATGGACTATTAAAAGCTTTTCCGCCAAAAGAAAAGGCCAGATGGGTGGTTCTCAGAGAAATCGTGAAACGATTGGACCCTAAACAAAAATATAACGAAAAAGAACTCAATGAAGTATTAAAATCCGCATTTGATGACTATGTCCTTATCCGGCGTTATCTCATAGAATATGAATTTATTGACCGGAAGCCAGACGGGAGTGCATATTGGGTTAAAAATTGA
- the mbcS gene encoding acyl-CoA synthetase MbcS yields MDIQSLIAPEHYNIAQEIETHFSDKKALILRDEEGNQKTVTYAELIRYANKLANAFSKLGIQKGDRVLIMTTKIFESYSIYLACLKSGIIMIPCSEMLRAKDLVYRVNHSKAKAVIVYHAFVNEFNKMETSPSLQYKIAFGKEVEGWLSMEKMALPESDEFKITATQKDDYALFSYTSGTTGQPKAVVHSHGWGYAHIRSAASLWLNIGKEDIVWATAAPGWQKWVWTPFLSILGSGATGFVYNGRFNPEKYLELLEEQKINVLCCTPTEYRMMAKLDDLSRYNLSHLHSAVSAGEALNREVIDVFKNQFNFIIRDGYGQTESTLLIGNLKGMELRLGSMGKAIIPGTVQIVDNEGNPVKSGVVGNIAVRRDFPALFKLYYKDAEKTAKAMRGEFYLTGDRASQDEDGYFWFQGRSDDVIISSGYTIGPFEVEDALMKHPSVKECAVVASPDEIRGNVVKAFIVLKDENESSQELVKSLQAFVKSMTAPYKYPRLIDFVKDLPKTDSGKIRRVALREAELRK; encoded by the coding sequence TTGGATATACAATCGCTTATTGCACCGGAACATTATAATATAGCTCAAGAAATAGAGACCCATTTTTCGGATAAAAAGGCTTTAATTCTTAGAGATGAAGAAGGAAATCAAAAGACGGTTACATATGCTGAACTTATTCGATACGCTAATAAGCTGGCCAATGCTTTTTCAAAGCTCGGCATCCAAAAGGGCGATCGAGTGTTAATCATGACCACCAAGATTTTTGAATCCTACTCAATCTATTTAGCGTGCTTAAAGTCTGGCATTATAATGATTCCATGCTCAGAAATGCTAAGAGCAAAAGACCTCGTATATAGGGTAAACCATTCAAAAGCAAAGGCTGTGATTGTTTATCATGCCTTTGTAAATGAATTTAATAAAATGGAGACATCTCCTTCCCTTCAATATAAAATTGCGTTCGGCAAAGAAGTAGAAGGCTGGCTTTCAATGGAAAAAATGGCGCTTCCAGAGTCAGATGAGTTTAAGATAACTGCCACTCAAAAGGATGACTATGCATTATTTTCATATACATCAGGTACTACCGGACAGCCTAAAGCCGTCGTTCACAGCCATGGATGGGGATATGCCCATATTCGCAGTGCTGCTTCATTATGGCTGAATATTGGCAAGGAGGATATTGTGTGGGCCACAGCTGCGCCTGGCTGGCAAAAATGGGTATGGACCCCATTTTTATCTATCCTTGGTTCTGGTGCCACTGGATTTGTTTACAATGGAAGGTTCAATCCGGAAAAATATCTGGAGCTTTTGGAAGAGCAGAAGATAAATGTCTTGTGCTGCACACCAACGGAATACAGGATGATGGCGAAGCTCGACGATCTTTCTCGTTATAATCTTTCTCATTTGCACAGTGCGGTATCTGCAGGTGAGGCACTGAATAGGGAAGTGATTGATGTCTTTAAAAATCAATTCAATTTCATCATTCGTGATGGTTATGGTCAGACGGAAAGTACGTTGTTAATCGGAAATCTTAAAGGCATGGAGCTTAGACTTGGTTCTATGGGAAAAGCCATTATCCCAGGAACCGTTCAGATAGTTGATAATGAAGGAAACCCTGTAAAAAGTGGAGTTGTTGGCAATATAGCTGTCAGAAGAGATTTTCCTGCCTTATTTAAGCTTTATTACAAGGACGCTGAAAAAACAGCGAAAGCGATGAGGGGAGAATTTTACTTAACGGGGGACCGTGCTTCTCAGGATGAGGATGGATATTTCTGGTTCCAAGGAAGAAGTGATGATGTTATCATCAGCTCTGGCTATACGATTGGACCTTTTGAAGTGGAAGATGCGCTAATGAAGCATCCATCTGTTAAGGAATGTGCTGTTGTAGCCAGTCCAGATGAAATCCGTGGAAATGTTGTCAAGGCTTTTATCGTTTTAAAGGATGAGAATGAAAGCAGCCAGGAGCTCGTCAAAAGTCTTCAAGCCTTTGTTAAAAGCATGACCGCGCCTTATAAATACCCTCGTTTAATCGATTTTGTCAAGGATCTTCCGAAAACAGACTCAGGAAAAATTCGCAGGGTTGCACTGCGTGAAGCAGAATTAAGAAAATAA
- a CDS encoding DUF2161 domain-containing phosphodiesterase produces the protein MAANKVKRYEVDLYKPIQQHFKKLGYDVYGEVNDCDLTAVKENELIIVELKLHLNIELLVQAAKRQRITDQVYIAVPKPSYNLRSKKWMDICHLIKRLELGLILVSFQKSGTTMEIKLHPGEFNRKRSLQQGKKKRIALLSEIKGRHGDYNIGGSSNTKIMTAYKEACIHIARCLERYGPLSPKILRQMGTGDKTLSILNKNYYGWFERVKRGTYYLTKKGEVELREFVQVIQYFDPAIEEAGASLVLEERQKED, from the coding sequence ATGGCAGCGAATAAGGTAAAAAGATACGAGGTAGATTTATATAAGCCGATACAACAGCATTTTAAAAAGCTTGGATATGATGTGTACGGTGAAGTGAATGACTGTGATTTAACGGCAGTTAAGGAAAATGAGTTGATTATAGTAGAATTAAAGCTTCATTTAAATATTGAGCTTTTAGTTCAGGCTGCAAAAAGACAGCGCATAACCGATCAAGTCTATATAGCCGTACCTAAACCGTCCTATAATCTCCGGTCAAAAAAGTGGATGGATATTTGCCATTTAATTAAAAGACTGGAGCTTGGACTTATTCTCGTATCTTTTCAAAAGAGCGGAACAACAATGGAAATCAAGCTTCACCCAGGTGAATTTAATCGCAAAAGAAGCCTGCAGCAGGGCAAGAAAAAAAGAATAGCACTGCTGTCTGAAATAAAAGGAAGGCACGGCGATTATAATATAGGAGGAAGCAGCAATACCAAAATCATGACCGCATACAAAGAAGCATGCATTCATATTGCCAGGTGTCTGGAACGATATGGACCATTATCGCCAAAGATTTTAAGGCAAATGGGAACAGGTGACAAGACGTTATCTATATTAAATAAAAATTACTACGGATGGTTTGAAAGGGTTAAAAGGGGTACATATTATCTTACCAAAAAGGGTGAAGTGGAACTCCGTGAATTTGTACAGGTTATTCAATATTTTGATCCAGCCATCGAGGAGGCGGGAGCCAGCCTTGTTTTAGAAGAAAGGCAGAAAGAA
- the queD gene encoding 6-carboxytetrahydropterin synthase QueD, with protein MTEFRIVDHLQKYNKDITKEQLKYHSKRVLVSKEFTFDASHHLHEYEGKCKNLHGHTYKVIFGVSGCTDYRGLVIDFGDIKDIWKKEIEIYLDHRYLNETLPLMNTTAENMVVWIFEKMQSALQDYSKSTPEADTRLEFVRLYETPTSYAEARREWMEIG; from the coding sequence ATGACTGAGTTTCGCATAGTGGATCACTTGCAAAAATACAACAAAGACATAACAAAAGAGCAGCTGAAGTACCACTCTAAGAGAGTGCTCGTGAGCAAAGAGTTTACTTTTGATGCCTCCCATCATCTACATGAATATGAGGGGAAATGCAAAAACCTTCACGGCCATACCTATAAAGTCATATTTGGGGTGAGCGGCTGTACTGACTATCGGGGATTAGTCATTGATTTTGGTGATATTAAGGATATTTGGAAAAAGGAAATTGAAATTTATCTGGATCATCGATACTTGAATGAAACCCTACCACTCATGAATACTACGGCTGAAAACATGGTCGTTTGGATATTTGAAAAAATGCAGTCTGCACTTCAAGATTATTCAAAATCAACCCCGGAAGCAGATACCCGTCTTGAATTTGTCCGGTTATACGAAACGCCAACAAGCTATGCAGAGGCAAGACGGGAGTGGATGGAGATTGGCTAA
- the queC gene encoding 7-cyano-7-deazaguanine synthase QueC, with translation MKNKRALVVFSGGQDSTTCLFWAMKNFDYVEAVTFNYNQRHSLEIECAQNIAKELGVKHHILDMSLLNQLAPSALTRGDIEVKDGEEGGLPSTFVPGRNLLFLSFAGVLASQIKADHIVTGVCETDFSGYPDCRDVFIKSMNVTLNLAMDGQFAIHTPLMWLNKAETWELADQLDAFQFVREKTLTCYNGVISDGCGECPACKLRQRGLEDYLASRGGK, from the coding sequence ATGAAAAACAAACGAGCGCTAGTCGTTTTTAGCGGCGGGCAGGACAGCACCACATGTTTATTTTGGGCTATGAAAAATTTTGATTATGTTGAAGCAGTAACATTCAACTACAATCAAAGGCATAGTCTTGAAATAGAATGTGCTCAAAATATTGCAAAAGAACTGGGAGTTAAGCATCATATTTTAGATATGTCATTATTAAATCAGCTTGCACCCAGTGCTTTAACCCGCGGGGATATTGAAGTTAAAGATGGTGAAGAAGGGGGACTTCCATCCACTTTTGTACCTGGACGTAATTTATTATTTCTTTCCTTCGCAGGAGTTCTGGCAAGCCAAATCAAGGCTGACCATATCGTAACTGGTGTGTGTGAGACGGATTTCAGCGGCTATCCAGACTGCAGGGATGTGTTTATAAAATCAATGAATGTCACATTAAATCTTGCGATGGACGGGCAATTTGCCATCCATACCCCATTAATGTGGCTGAACAAAGCAGAAACCTGGGAGCTCGCAGACCAACTGGATGCTTTCCAATTTGTTCGTGAAAAAACATTAACCTGCTACAACGGCGTTATTTCCGACGGTTGCGGTGAATGCCCTGCATGCAAGCTTCGCCAAAGAGGGCTTGAAGACTATTTGGCCAGCAGGGGAGGCAAGTAA
- a CDS encoding isochorismatase family protein has product MEAVLLIDITEDFIEEKEKLNRIRQIVNDFKNSSKPIIFLSHIKPAPSSFSRCSSLLNEADYVLNQKTPSCYFNADLSALLETLNVNHLYLIGNNKNSCCRYIASSAKDKGYNITYCESGFSQLEDYDTYEMKGLDFLDFSEQEDIG; this is encoded by the coding sequence ATGGAAGCTGTGTTGCTGATTGATATTACAGAAGATTTTATAGAGGAAAAGGAAAAACTAAACCGTATCCGCCAAATTGTAAACGATTTCAAAAATTCCAGTAAGCCTATTATTTTTTTAAGTCATATAAAACCTGCTCCATCCTCCTTTAGTAGGTGCAGCTCGCTTTTAAATGAAGCCGATTATGTTTTAAACCAGAAAACGCCAAGCTGTTATTTTAATGCAGACTTGTCAGCCTTATTAGAAACGCTAAATGTCAATCACCTATATTTAATCGGTAATAATAAAAATTCCTGCTGCCGTTATATTGCATCTTCAGCGAAGGATAAAGGATATAATATAACGTATTGTGAAAGCGGTTTTAGCCAGTTAGAAGATTACGATACCTATGAGATGAAGGGCCTGGACTTTCTAGACTTCAGCGAACAGGAGGATATTGGATAA
- a CDS encoding DUF4367 domain-containing protein, which yields MKKIVQCLFITTICSSFFILNVKGDIINRQNNRIHFNILAPKKVEKDWRVHVQAVPNGRDPSTHKVIFRFMDKNFRYLILGMEESKQENRRLSVPRGGEEVHFNGQTGIFMKWDNSGEMNRDGKSVSGGLLEWNQDGTHIKMASAKLTKAQLIRLAASCQTLSD from the coding sequence ATGAAAAAAATAGTTCAATGTTTGTTCATTACCACTATATGCTCGAGTTTTTTTATATTAAATGTTAAAGGAGACATTATAAACAGACAGAATAACAGAATCCATTTTAACATACTGGCTCCTAAGAAGGTTGAAAAAGATTGGCGTGTTCATGTCCAAGCTGTACCGAATGGCAGAGATCCTTCTACCCATAAAGTCATTTTTAGATTTATGGATAAAAATTTCAGATACTTAATCCTTGGAATGGAAGAAAGCAAGCAGGAAAATCGCCGCCTTTCTGTTCCAAGAGGAGGGGAGGAGGTTCATTTTAACGGACAAACAGGCATCTTTATGAAATGGGATAATTCCGGAGAAATGAACCGAGACGGCAAATCTGTATCCGGTGGGCTTCTAGAATGGAACCAGGATGGAACTCATATTAAGATGGCTAGCGCAAAGCTTACAAAGGCACAGCTAATTAGGCTTGCGGCATCCTGCCAAACACTTTCAGACTAA